GCATGAAATAAAGCCGCTTGAGCCCATTGGCATCGGCGCCTTCCAGGCTGAGTGGATCCCCGTCACGCATTCGATCCCCGAGTCCCATGCGATTGTGCTCGAAGTAGCGGGCAAACGTATTTACCACAGCGGCGACTGGAAGCTGGATAACGACCCGGTGGTAGGTGAGTTGACCGCCCAGGCGCGCCTGCAGGCGATTGGCCGAGCTGGGGTGGATGTGATCATTGGCGACTCGACCAACGCGCCGGTAACCGGGGCCAGCCGATCCGAAGCTGCGGTACAGAACGGTCTGCAGGATGCCATCCGCCCCTGCCAGCAACGGGTGATAGTGACCTGTTTTGCCAGCAACCTGGCGCGCCTGCATAGCCTGGCCGAGATTGCCTTCGATGCGGGCCGCTATGCCGGACTGCTGGGCCGCAGTCTGCTGACCATGCATAGCGCCGGCCGCGCGCAGCGCTACCTGAAGGCGCAACCCGGCTTTATCGGACCCTGGGAGCTGGGCTTCCTGCCGCGCGAGCAGCAGTTATGGATCTGTACCGGTAGCCAGGGCGAACCGGCAGCCGCGCTGGCGCGCCTGTCGAGCGGCAGCCATCCGCATTTGAGCCTGGAAGCCGGTGATACTGTGCTGTTTTCCTCGCGCCTGATCCCTGGCAATGAAGAAGCTCTGGCCCGGATCAAGGCCGGCTTGAAAGCGCAGAGCGTGCATGTGATCGATGATGACATGGCGCCAATCCATGCCTCCGGCCATCCGCCCCAGGAAGACCTGCGCACACTCTATGGTTGGCTGAAAGCGCGCTACCTGCTGCCGGTACATGGCGAGCTGTACCACCAGAAGGCGCATATGGAGTTTGGCCGCAGCCTGGGACTCAGTGGCCTGGTACCCAGCAATGGCGAGCTGATCGATCTCAGCTCCCAGCCCTGCAAGGTCGCTGACCTGCCCTGGGGACTGACAGTCCCGAGCGATAGGCGCTAGCGCCAGCCTCAAGCCTCAAGCCTCAAGCCTCAAGCCTCAAGCCTCAAGTTTGACTCGATCTGCTTAATCTTGCAGCTTGAGGCTTGCAGCTTGCCGCTGCATCAAAACGCTTCCTTGATCTGTTCCCACATCATGCCCATCGCCAGCAGCGGCGCTCGCAAGTGTTTGCCGCCGGGGAAAGTCATGTGCGGTACCCGGTCGAACAGCTCGAAGCCGCTGCTGGCCTGGCCACTTACGGCCGCGCCCAGCAGACTCGCCGCCAGGTGCGTGGCATTGATGCCGTGGCCAGCGTAGGCCTGGGCGTAAAAGACGTTGGCCTGCTCCGGCAGCTTGCCGATTTGCGGCAAGCGGTTGGCACCTATGCCGATCATACCGCCCCACTGATAGTCGATTTTAACCTCGGCCAATTGTGGAAACACGCGCAGCATCTTCGGCCGCATATAGGCGGCTATGTCCGCAGGGTCCCGCCCGGAGTAATGGCAGGCACCACCGAACACCAGGCGATGGTCAGCGGACAAGCGGTAATAATCCAAGGCTACACGCTGATCACACATCGCCATATTCTGCGGGATCAGGGCACGTGCGCGCTCCTCTCCCAGTGGCTCGGTAGCGATCACATAGCTGCCGGCGGGCAGCACCTTGCCACTCAGCTGGGGCTGCAGATCGCGCAGGTAGGCATTGCACGCCAGTACCAATTGGCCGGCGTTGACGGTGCCGCTAGCGGTGTGCACTCTGACCCTGGGGCCATATTCGATGCGGGTTACCTGCGACTGCTCAAATAAACGCACACCCAACTGCTGAGCAACAACCGCTTCACCCAACAACAGATTGAGCGGGTGCAGATGGCCGGAGCCCATATCCGTCATCGCTCCGGCATAGAAGTCGGAGTTCACCACCTGATGCACCTCGGCGGCTTCAAGAATGCGCATCTCGGCGCCGTAACCCAGCTCGCGCAGCTCCTGCATCTCGGCGCGAAAAGCATCCAGATGCCGCGGCTTGTTCGCCAGGTCGGCGTAGCCCCAGGTCAGATCGCAGGCGATATCGTGCTTCTCGACCCGGCGCTTGACCAACTGCACGGCTTCCAGCCCCATCAGCTTGAGCTCGCGCACACCCTGCTCACCAATCACATTGGTGAACTGCTCCAGGCCATGGCCGACGCCACGAATCAACTGCCCACCATTGCGTCCACTGGCACCCCAGCCGATCTGACTGGCCTCCAGCAACACCACCGACAACCCACGTTCGGCCAGTTCGATAGCAGTATTCACCCCGGTATAGCCGCCGCCGACGATGCATACGTCCGCCTCCACAACCCCAGCAAGGGGCGGGCAGTTCAGACGCATATTGGCGGAAGCGATATACCAGGAGGGGGCTGGCTGGTTTTGCGGAGTCAGAGAAAGCATCGAACGGTCCGTTTGAAATAGCGAATTAATGTAAATTAAATTTTACGCAGGATAGCACTAATCACTTTCCGGTACAGGTATCGCGAGGCTTTCCTTGATCTCTTCCATGACGATATAACTCTTTGACTCCCTTACGCCGGGCAGTTTCAACAGAATATCGCCGAGCAACTTGCGGTAGGAAGCCATTTC
This genomic stretch from Halopseudomonas pelagia harbors:
- a CDS encoding NAD(P)/FAD-dependent oxidoreductase codes for the protein MLSLTPQNQPAPSWYIASANMRLNCPPLAGVVEADVCIVGGGYTGVNTAIELAERGLSVVLLEASQIGWGASGRNGGQLIRGVGHGLEQFTNVIGEQGVRELKLMGLEAVQLVKRRVEKHDIACDLTWGYADLANKPRHLDAFRAEMQELRELGYGAEMRILEAAEVHQVVNSDFYAGAMTDMGSGHLHPLNLLLGEAVVAQQLGVRLFEQSQVTRIEYGPRVRVHTASGTVNAGQLVLACNAYLRDLQPQLSGKVLPAGSYVIATEPLGEERARALIPQNMAMCDQRVALDYYRLSADHRLVFGGACHYSGRDPADIAAYMRPKMLRVFPQLAEVKIDYQWGGMIGIGANRLPQIGKLPEQANVFYAQAYAGHGINATHLAASLLGAAVSGQASSGFELFDRVPHMTFPGGKHLRAPLLAMGMMWEQIKEAF
- a CDS encoding ribonuclease J, which encodes MPAPRFDQLHRQPGPFFLALGGTGMFGANFYLFGSGGQWIAVDCGFALQATPGGSNQVSVPSLEALEKYDIKLSALLITHGHEDHIGAIPHLWGQLDCPLYASPFAARLIRNKLDPNLTWPRLHEIKPLEPIGIGAFQAEWIPVTHSIPESHAIVLEVAGKRIYHSGDWKLDNDPVVGELTAQARLQAIGRAGVDVIIGDSTNAPVTGASRSEAAVQNGLQDAIRPCQQRVIVTCFASNLARLHSLAEIAFDAGRYAGLLGRSLLTMHSAGRAQRYLKAQPGFIGPWELGFLPREQQLWICTGSQGEPAAALARLSSGSHPHLSLEAGDTVLFSSRLIPGNEEALARIKAGLKAQSVHVIDDDMAPIHASGHPPQEDLRTLYGWLKARYLLPVHGELYHQKAHMEFGRSLGLSGLVPSNGELIDLSSQPCKVADLPWGLTVPSDRR